In Melanotaenia boesemani isolate fMelBoe1 chromosome 7, fMelBoe1.pri, whole genome shotgun sequence, a single window of DNA contains:
- the znf185 gene encoding zinc finger protein 185 isoform X5 — MSKDSILLLQTENALIKGDRAAVFRTTKVRTKLKGDASWLQRRDEPQDKTPEEKPWVAEVRASRMNEAPNDTSPVSSPTKSPPPATSDTESKAATPGYLIRGIFTKLDNTASTTTSNGINTTTQFTKKPSESYKKIAPHTVRPTSENQEGQLSPEEQEKRTEAASNVLTISSVKKRSYVLSAAKKYEAKETSPDTSLTNNSPSFVATRVEISDDESTETPAPANNESPSPVDSATSAATTPQPKPQNIGVKTSVDLAVNEPEAPKVEKGMPEPVKGDLLLQSVKEKDPLQYVKQGFDKVDKVASTEPQPKESGISGQLDTPLVKLLPPSKISPTPESPVPPSNKPESTKPASSVPPSDKPDSTKPASSVPPSDKPDSTKPASSVPPSDKPDSTKPASSVPPSDKPDSTKPASSVPPSDKPDSTKPASSVPPSDKQDSTKPVSSVPPSDKSDLTKPVSSVPPSDKSDLTKPVSSVPPSDKSDSTKPVSSVPPSDKSDLTKPVSSVPPSDKPDSTKPASSVPPSDKSDLTKPASSVQPSDKPDSTKPASSVPPSDKPDSTKPASSVPPSDKPDSTKPTSSVPLSNKPDSTKPASSVPPSNNPDSTKPASSVPPSDKPDSTKPVSSVPPSDKPDSTKPASSVPPSDKPDSTKPVSSVPPSDKPDSTKPASSVPPSDKPDLTKPASSVPPSNKPDSTKPASSVQPSDKPDSTKPASSVPPSNKPDSTKPASSVQPSDKQDSTKLASSVPPSDKPDSTKPVSSVSPSDKPNSTKPASSVPPSDNPDLSKPASSVPPSDKPDLTKPASSVSPSDKPDSTKPASSVPPSDKPDSTKQASSVPPSNKPDSTKPASSVPPSTIARSTDPESPVPVPRSTVSLTPASPAPVSPAPVSPVPQSAVKDLTVKTKSQPEPKLEPQSKQAPEPSFKGGELVLAKKEGGSAESCNTEDSVGQGPAPSRSNGEPLTDDLLGLSDGPEESAVPVPSSPGCWSQDLLSGLDSECNPVKTSGTLDLLANVINTEARSLNMEREEEKQTDETVKETQSSSDLLQPFSDISINSSSPSSKENKSLSPEINMSSNALESLADDIIPINTNTTRPSSQQPGTRTGEASNPQQTYSEESQEDEPEAEGQAEDQHTLIMFERKSTKNDSPWNRWTSPTVYTITTMTNEEEEEEEEEGLEDAQATTSITTIRETQREPEPVMDRYSRTVEKEEQLFQTPETKKGFVYVKEYVNATELSLHNLTDTTDSGSDHLASSSASYSYSSPSSFSSIMLSSTCTYCGEQVGNDAKITIDHLNINCHPDCFKCEVCRKPMGDLIYNMFLHGGKVHCENCYAAII, encoded by the exons ATGTCAAAAG attctaTCCTGCTTCTCCAAACTGAAAATGCACTGATCA AGGGAGACAGAGCAGCTGTCTTTCGTACCACCAAAGTCCGGACCAAGCTGAAGGGAGATGCCAGCTGGTTGCAGCGTCGAGATGAACCTCAGGATAAAACTCCGGAGGAGAAACCTTG GGTAGCAGAAGTTAGAGCCAGTCGCATGAACGAAGCGCCTAATGACACAAGCCCAGTTTCCTCACCAACAAAGTCCCCACCACCTGCAACATCTGACACTGAGAG TAAAGCAGCAACACCAGGATACCTGATCAG gggcATTTTCACAAAACTAGACAACACTGCTTCTACCACAACATCTAATGGCATTAA cacaACAACACAATTCACCAAAAAACCTTCAGAGAGCTACAAGAAAAT AGCCCCCCATACTGTGAGGCCCACTTCAGAGAACCAGGAGGGACAGCTTAGCCCAGAGGAGCAGGAAAAACG GACAGAGGCCGCTAGTAATGTTCTGACGATATCTTCAGTCAAGAAGCGGTCTTATGTGCTTTCTGCTGCTAAGAAATATGA AGCTAAAGAAACATCACCAGATACATCACTGACCAACAACAGTCCATCATTTGTGGCTACAAG GGTGGAGATTTCTGATGATGAGAGCACTGAGACTCCAGCTCCTGCCAACAATGAGTCTCCATCCCCCGTTGATTCTGCCACATCTGCTGCCACTACGCCCCAGCCCAAACCACAGAATAT AGGTGTGAAGACATCTGTTGATTTGGCTGTTAATGAGCCAGAGGCTCCAAAGGTGGAGAAAGGCATGCCAGAACCTGTGAAAGGTGACCTCCTTCTGCAGTCTGTGAAGGAAAAAGACCCACTTCAATATGTGAAACAAGGTTTCGACAAGGTGGATAAGGTGGCTTCTACAGAGCCACAACCCAAGGAGTCAGGAATCTCAGGGCAGCTTGACACCCCACTGGTTAAACTTTTACCACCATCAAAAATTTCACCTACTCCAGAGTCTCCTGTCCCACCTTCAAACAAACCAGAGTCAACTAAACCAGCATCttctgtcccaccttcagacaaACCAGACTCAACTAAGCCAGCATCTTCTGTTCCACCTTCAGACAAACCAGATTCGACTAAGCCAGCGTCTTCTGTTCCACCTTCAGACAAACCAGATTCGACTAAGCCAGCGTCTTCTGTTCCACCTTCAGACAAACCAGACTCGACTAAGCCAGCATCTTCTGTTCCACCTTCAGACAAACCAGACTCGACTAAGCCAGCGTCttctgtcccaccttcagacaaACAAGACTCGACTAAGCCAGTGTCTTCTGTTCCACCTTCAGACAAATCAGACTTGACTAAGCCAGTGTCTTCTGTTCCACCTTCAGACAAATCAGACTTGACTAAGCCAGTGTCttctgtcccaccttcagacaaATCAGACTCGACTAAGCCAGTGTCTTCTGTTCCACCTTCAGACAAATCAGACTTGACTAAGCCAGTGTCttctgtcccaccttcagacaaACCAGACTCGACTAAGCCAGCGTCTTCTGTTCCACCTTCAGACAAATCAGACTTGACTAAGCCAGCGTCTTCTGTTCAACCTTCAGACAAACCAGACTCGACTAAGCCAGCGTCTTCTGTTCCACCTTCAGACAAACCAGACTCGACTAAGCCAGCGTCTTCTGTTCCACCTTCAGACAAACCAGACTCGACTAAGCCAACATCTTCTGTCCCACTTTCAAACAAACCAGACTCGACTAAGCCAGCGTCTTCTGTTCCACCTTCAAACAATCCAGACTCGACTAAGCCAGCGTCTTCTGTTCCACCTTCAGACAAACCAGACTCGACTAAGCCAGTGTCTTCTGTTCCACCTTCAGACAAACCAGACTCAACTAAGCCAGCATCTTCTGTTCCACCTTCAGACAAACCAGACTCGACTAAGCCAGTGTCTTCTGTTCCACCTTCAGACAAACCAGACTCAACTAAGCCAGCATCTTCTGTTCCACCTTCAGACAAACCAGACTTGACTAAGCCAGCATCTTCTGTTCCACCTTCAAACAAACCAGACTCGACTAAGCCAGCATCTTCTGTTCAACCTTCAGACAAACCAGACTCAACTAAGCCAGCATCTTCTGTTCCACCTTCAAACAAACCAGACTCGACTAAGCCAGCATCTTCTGTTCAACCTTCAGACAAACAAGACTCAACTAAGTTAGCATCTTCTGTTCCACCTTCAGACAAACCAGACTCGACTAAGCCAGTGTCTTCTGTCTCACCTTCAGACAAACCAAATTCGACTAAGCCAGCATCTTCTGTTCCACCTTCAGACAATCCAGACTTGTCTAAGCCAGCATCttctgtcccaccttcagacaaACCAGACTTGACTAAGCCCGCATCTTCTGTTTCACCTTCAGACAAACCAGACTCGACTAAGCCAGCATCttctgtcccaccttcagacaaACCAGACTCGACTAAGCAAGCATCTTCTGTTCCACCTTCAAACAAACCAGACTCGACTAAGCCAGCATCTTCTGTCCCACCTTCAACCATCGCACGCTCAACTGACCCAGAGTCACCTGTTCCAGTGCCTCGTTCAACAGTGTCTCTCACTCCAGCATCTCCTGCCCCTGTCTCACCTGCTCCAGTATCACCTGTGCCACAGTCTGCTGTAAAAGACCTCACAGTGAAGACAAAATCTCAACCAGAGCCAAAGCTAGAGCCACAATCTAAGCAAGCTCCTGAACCAAG CTTTAAGGGTGGTGAGCTGGTGCTGGCAAAGAAAGAAGGAGGCTCAGCTGAAAGCTGCAACACAGAGGACAG TGTTGGGCAGGGTCCAGCTCCATCACGCAGCAATGGCGAACCATTAACAGATGATCTCCTGGGCCTCAGTGATGG TCCAGAAGAATCAGCAGTGCCTGTTCCCTCCAGCCCAGGATGCTGGAGTCAGGATTTGCTTAGTGGACTAGACAG TGAGTGCAACCCAGTAAAGACAAGTGGCACCCTGGATCTTCTGGCCAATGTAATCAATACAGAGGCACGCAG TCTCAACATGGAGcgagaggaggagaagcagaCAGATGAGACAGTCAAGGAAACACAAAG CTCTTCTGACCTGCTCCAGCCCTTCTCTGATATTTCCATCAACAG TTCATCACCATCATCCAAGGAGAACAAAAGTTTAAGCCCAGAAATAAA CATGAGCAGTAACGCACTAGAATCCCTTGCAGATGACATAATCCCTATCAACACCAACACCACAAG ACCAAGTTCTCAGCAGCCCGGGACACGTACAGGGGAAGCGAGCAACCCTCAGCAGACTTATTCAGAAGAGAG CCAAGAAGATGAACCAGAAGCAGAAGGCCAAGCTGAAGATCAACACACACTGATCATGTTTGAGCGAAA ATCTACTAAAAATGACTCCCCATGGAACAGATGGACATCACCCACTGTTTATACAATCACCACTATGacaaatgaggaggaggaggaggaagaagaagaagg CCTTGAAGACGCACAGGCAACCACAAGCATCACCACTATCAG AGAGACACAAAGAGAGCCAGAGCCTGTTATGGATCG CTATTCCAGGACTGTGGAAAAAGAGGAGCAGCTTTTCCAAACTCCAGAAACCAAAAA GGGGTTTGTTTATGTGAAGGAGTATGTTAATGCAACTGAGCTGTCCTTGCATAATCTCACCGACACCACCGACAG TGGGTCAGATCATTTGGCTTCAAGCTCTGCCAGTTACTCTTACAGCAGCCCCTCTAGTTTCTCAAG catTATGCTGTCATCCACCTGCACGTACTGCGGTGAGCAGGTGGGAAACGATGCTAAGATCACCATTGATCACCTGAACATCAACTGCCACCCTGACTGCTTCAAG TGTGAAGTGTGCAGAAAGCCTATGGGAGACCTTATCTACAACATGTTCCTACACGGTGGGAAGGTCCACTGCGAGAACTGCTACGCTGCCATCATTTGA